A region of the Candidatus Peregrinibacteria bacterium genome:
ATGATGATCTTGATGGAGATGAACTTTCGAATGATGTGGAAAAAACACTCGGAACCGATCCGAAAAAATATGACACTGATGGCGACAAAGTGAACGATGCCAAAGATGATTTTCCTCTTGATGCTTCAAAAACATTTGATACCGATAAAGATGGAACTCCAGATGAAGATGATTCGGATGATGATGGAGATGGAATATCTGATACACGTGATGCGTTTCCCAAAGACGCTTCAGAATCAAAAGATACTGATGCCGACGGAATAGGAGACAACACCGATCCTGACGATGATAATGATGGTCTTTTGGATGAAAGAGAACTTCTCGCGGGAACCGATTCACTTCGTTCTGACACTGATGATGATGGTTTTTCTGATAGTGAAGATGAAGTTCCCACTGATCCGAATGAGCACAAAGATTCAGATCATGATGGACTTGGAGACAATGCTGATCCAAATGATGCCAATGCTGGACCAGTCGTTGTGGTACACACGAGTTCAGAAACTGCAAAAAAGGGACAAAAAGTCTTTTTTGACGCTTCCCCTTCGTATGATCCAGAAGGAAGGTCGTTATCCTACAAGTGGATTCTTCCAGATGGGAGCAGCATGAATTCGGGGCAAATTGAATACATTTTCCACAGATCTGGTGAGCAGACGGTTTCACTCACCGTTACCGATGCTGCCGGTGAATCCAGAACGAAGGATATTATCACCATGGTGGACAGAGATGAATGGGAAAAATATCTCTGGGTATTTATTATTGGCGTATTTGTAGCCGTATTTCTTACTGCAGAAGCAGGAAAGAAGAAGGAAAAAGAAAAAGTAGACGTCTAAGAAAACCCAAGAGGTTTTTATTGAAAAAAATCGGGAAAAAAGGTATACTTATGGGAAACATAAATATCTTTGCCAAATACACCAGTGGTTTCTGCAAAAATCCATAAGATAATTCTTTCGCTCGGGACTACGTTTTTTCTGCTCTTCTCTTTGGGAAGCAGTTTTTTTGTGCTTGCTGCTGATGAATTAACAAAGGATACTCCTCAAAATTCCGCTCAGGATCTGCAAGCAATTCAGAATAAATGGGAAGTTTTTCACGGACAAATTGAAGATCAGTATTCCGATCGGATTCAAAAGAATAAAGATCGGATGGATGCGCTCAAGAAAGAAATAGAGCAAAATCTCCTTATTTTTGGAGAAAAATCGAAAGAAGTGGAAGAAAATGAAAAAATTGTCGAAGAACTCAAACAGAAACTTACCACTCTCAAAGGACAGCTTGAGAGCATGGATCAGCAGATGGAAGTTGCTGAACGAAAAGTTCGCGCTATTCAAGAGCAAATTGCAGCAAAAGAATCTGCACTTCAAAAAGTGATGGAGGAGAAAGAAAAAGTTGTGGTCGAAACTGAATATCAAAAAGACATTATTCTCTCCTACTTCAGGCTCCTCCAAACCGAGTCAGAAAGCCTCTCTCCTGAGAGTGAGAACGGACTTCGGATATTACTTTCGAGTGATTCTTTCACCAAAAGTCTTCGGGATGAAAAAAATTATTCCGCTCTTGAAGTAACTGCGAGGAGAATTTTTCATGATCTCGAACAGGCGATGTCACAACTTGAGGAAATTGATTATTTGTTTTCAGAGCAGAGGACAGAACTCAAAAATCTTTACGCTGAACTTGAGGATGGAAGAAAAAGAGTGGCGGTACAGCAAAATGCCCAGCAAACACTTGTTGAAGAAACATCAGGTGAAGAATCGCGTTTCCAGGCACTTCTCAAGGAATCGAAATCACAAATGGAGCAGAGCTCTCAGCGTATCGCAGAAACGAAAGATGATATCAATTACATCGAGGAGAAACTGAGTCTTTTGGCGGCAGCAAAAAAATCAGATCAGTCAAAAATATCAAAACTCCAAGTTCTCGATGATCTCGAATCGGGAAGTGTAAATTATGATATCGGGAAAGTATTTCTCGCCGAAGATGAAGAGAACAAGCCATTTGCATGGCCTCTTGCTCCGGAAAAAATAACAGCATATTTTCATGATGAAAAATATAAAGATGCTTTTGGAGTTGTTCATAATGCGATTGATATTCGTGCGCCTCAGGGAACTTCCGTTCGTGCTCCTGCGGCGGGATATGTTTTGGAAGTCGCAGACAACGGTTTTGGATACAGTTATCTCATTTTGATTCATAAAAACAATCTCACAACGGTTTACGGACATCTTTCAGAGTTTGATGTGAAAGAAGGAGATCTCGTTCAAGCAGGCGATATTATCGGAAAAAGCGGCGGAGCTCTGGGAACAAAAGGAGCCGGAGTGATGACTACTGGCTCACATCTTCATTTTGAAGTATGGAAAGACGGTGAAGTTCAGGATCCGCTTCTCTATCTTCCGCTCGATGCGCTTCAGCCAGAAGATATTCCAAAGGAATTTCTCATCAAGTCTCTCTTGCAGAATGAAGATTCAACACTTCCGAAAAATGACGTTTCTGACAATACAAAAAGTGATTCTTCGCAAGAGACTGAGGCGGAATAATTTCTAATTTAACCCCGCACTTGATGCGGGGCAAAATTTTTTTCTCCGATGTTTACTCTCCATAATACCGAATTAGAGGCACTTCTTAAACAATCTGTTGTTCTCAGGGCAAAGCTCTCAGAGCAGCAAAGAGAAATTTTTATTGCCCGCGCAATGTCACTTCCACCGCAGGGACAAGGGGAACTTATTACCATGCTTCAAAAAGAAATGGAGGAAATGGGAAAAAATAAAGCGGATGTCGTGCAACGGGATTTAGAGACACTTCATACGTATCAAAAAAACACGAAAAAAACACTTCAAAAATTTGAAAGAGGTACCTTTCATAATGCGGAATCACTCTTCGAAATAGCAGAAGA
Encoded here:
- a CDS encoding PKD domain-containing protein — protein: MQISRFWPLAFFLLCFPSIAAADLGVFPESLTFETEEPLVGKPMKIYFSIHNFSKEDLRGIVRFFDGKEEKFIGGDQTVAVVGERDDMLFTEFTPSVSGDHEIAARIIPWDEASDNPDNNKVARTIFIDNDFDKDGTGDLKDIDDDNDGVNDAEDTFPLNASEWTDTDGDGAGNNADSDDDNDHVPDIEDAFPLNAAEWVDTDQDGIGDNADDDLDGDELSNDVEKTLGTDPKKYDTDGDKVNDAKDDFPLDASKTFDTDKDGTPDEDDSDDDGDGISDTRDAFPKDASESKDTDADGIGDNTDPDDDNDGLLDERELLAGTDSLRSDTDDDGFSDSEDEVPTDPNEHKDSDHDGLGDNADPNDANAGPVVVVHTSSETAKKGQKVFFDASPSYDPEGRSLSYKWILPDGSSMNSGQIEYIFHRSGEQTVSLTVTDAAGESRTKDIITMVDRDEWEKYLWVFIIGVFVAVFLTAEAGKKKEKEKVDV
- a CDS encoding peptidoglycan DD-metalloendopeptidase family protein; the protein is MPNTPVVSAKIHKIILSLGTTFFLLFSLGSSFFVLAADELTKDTPQNSAQDLQAIQNKWEVFHGQIEDQYSDRIQKNKDRMDALKKEIEQNLLIFGEKSKEVEENEKIVEELKQKLTTLKGQLESMDQQMEVAERKVRAIQEQIAAKESALQKVMEEKEKVVVETEYQKDIILSYFRLLQTESESLSPESENGLRILLSSDSFTKSLRDEKNYSALEVTARRIFHDLEQAMSQLEEIDYLFSEQRTELKNLYAELEDGRKRVAVQQNAQQTLVEETSGEESRFQALLKESKSQMEQSSQRIAETKDDINYIEEKLSLLAAAKKSDQSKISKLQVLDDLESGSVNYDIGKVFLAEDEENKPFAWPLAPEKITAYFHDEKYKDAFGVVHNAIDIRAPQGTSVRAPAAGYVLEVADNGFGYSYLILIHKNNLTTVYGHLSEFDVKEGDLVQAGDIIGKSGGALGTKGAGVMTTGSHLHFEVWKDGEVQDPLLYLPLDALQPEDIPKEFLIKSLLQNEDSTLPKNDVSDNTKSDSSQETEAE